From a region of the uncultured Desulfatiglans sp. genome:
- a CDS encoding conserved hypothetical protein (Evidence 4 : Unknown function but conserved in other organisms) has protein sequence MNRSDLLAQIALGEDSTRQFKTDVKNADSLASEMAAFANSNGGTIFIGVADDGSAPGLSGQDVARINQLISNAASQLVRSPLAVQTENVALENGHIVIGLTVPKGIDKPYFDKNGVIWLKAGADKRRVNSKEELRRLFQFTNQFHADELPTKAGIDKLDKLRFRDFLRDVYKQEYPDSPDELTRLLQNMNLATDDGRLNLAGVLLFAEQPEWIVPQFVVKAIRYPGNKIHVSDYIDTEDFSGPLPKLFEGALAFVMRNLHKVQAGRGVNAPGLPEIPEAVFEELLVNALMHRDYLVSAPIRLFIFDNRIEIISPGHLPNNLTVEKIRAGNSNIRNPILVSYVAKGLLPYHGLGSGIKRALEKWPTIDFTDDHDGCLFTATVHRKAVEELELEVKGALKVQTKVHGAPIKAPLSELQVQLLDVIRSNPAVSYDELAEMTQKDRTTVMRNIGKLKDAGILRRVGSKKTGHWEVIE, from the coding sequence ATGAATCGGTCTGACCTCCTCGCCCAAATCGCCCTCGGCGAAGACTCCACCCGCCAGTTCAAGACGGACGTGAAGAACGCCGACTCCCTGGCCTCGGAGATGGCCGCCTTCGCCAACTCCAATGGCGGCACCATCTTTATCGGTGTGGCGGATGACGGTTCGGCGCCGGGGCTTTCAGGGCAGGATGTTGCCCGTATCAATCAGCTCATCAGCAACGCCGCCAGCCAACTGGTACGAAGCCCGTTGGCGGTGCAGACCGAGAACGTGGCCCTGGAAAACGGCCACATTGTCATCGGGCTGACCGTACCCAAGGGGATCGACAAGCCCTATTTCGACAAGAACGGCGTGATCTGGCTCAAGGCCGGGGCCGACAAGCGGCGGGTGAACTCCAAGGAGGAACTTCGCCGCCTGTTTCAGTTCACCAACCAGTTCCATGCCGATGAGCTGCCCACCAAGGCGGGCATCGATAAGCTGGACAAGCTGCGTTTTCGCGATTTTCTGCGCGATGTTTACAAACAGGAGTACCCCGATTCCCCCGACGAACTGACCCGGCTGTTGCAGAACATGAATCTTGCCACCGACGACGGCAGGCTGAACCTGGCCGGGGTGCTGCTGTTCGCCGAGCAGCCGGAGTGGATCGTGCCGCAGTTCGTGGTCAAGGCGATCCGCTACCCCGGCAACAAGATCCACGTCTCCGACTATATCGATACCGAGGATTTTTCAGGGCCGCTGCCCAAACTCTTTGAGGGGGCGTTGGCCTTTGTCATGCGCAATCTGCACAAGGTGCAGGCCGGGCGCGGGGTGAATGCGCCTGGGTTGCCGGAGATCCCCGAGGCGGTTTTCGAAGAGCTGTTGGTCAATGCCCTGATGCACCGCGATTACCTGGTTAGCGCCCCGATCCGCCTGTTTATCTTTGACAACCGTATCGAGATCATCAGCCCCGGCCATTTGCCCAACAACCTGACAGTGGAGAAGATCCGGGCGGGAAACTCCAACATCCGCAACCCGATTCTGGTTTCCTATGTCGCCAAGGGGCTGTTGCCCTACCACGGCCTGGGTTCGGGCATCAAACGGGCGCTGGAGAAGTGGCCTACCATCGACTTTACCGATGACCACGATGGCTGTTTGTTCACCGCCACGGTTCACCGGAAGGCGGTGGAAGAGCTAGAATTAGAGGTTAAAGGTGCATTAAAGGTGCAAACAAAGGTGCATGGAGCACCTATAAAAGCACCTTTGTCCGAACTTCAGGTGCAATTACTGGATGTTATTCGTTCAAATCCAGCTGTTTCCTATGACGAACTGGCGGAGATGACCCAAAAGGACCGTACCACCGTCATGCGTAATATAGGAAAACTGAAGGATGCAGGCATATTGCGGCGTGTGGGCTCCAAAAAAACCGGTCATTGGGAGGTGATTGAGTGA
- a CDS encoding hypothetical protein (Evidence 5 : Unknown function), with protein MPPILHPCAILRQVGSSDAYRQTAGTQLWQRNYWEHIVRNEPELNRIQEYIHNNPAQWELDSLNVGKGGSRTAPTEIREPITEYDMEVWMV; from the coding sequence ATGCCGCCAATCTTACACCCATGCGCAATCCTGCGCCAGGTGGGTAGCTCTGACGCTTACCGCCAAACCGCCGGCACACAATTATGGCAGCGCAATTATTGGGAACACATCGTCCGCAATGAACCGGAATTAAATCGCATCCAGGAATACATCCATAACAATCCCGCTCAATGGGAACTGGATTCATTGAATGTAGGCAAGGGCGGTTCGCGAACCGCCCCTACGGAAATCCGGGAACCGATTACCGAATATGACATGGAGGTATGGATGGTATGA
- a CDS encoding hypothetical protein (Evidence 5 : Unknown function) produces MKKFLQSKTCTVAATPSKWDVSITYYRGCRQSYTHAQSCARWVALTLTAKPPAHNYGSAIIGNTSSAMNRN; encoded by the coding sequence GTGAAAAAATTCCTGCAGTCGAAGACCTGCACCGTTGCGGCCACGCCATCAAAATGGGACGTTTCCATAACCTATTACCGCGGATGCCGCCAATCTTACACCCATGCGCAATCCTGCGCCAGGTGGGTAGCTCTGACGCTTACCGCCAAACCGCCGGCACACAATTATGGCAGCGCAATTATTGGGAACACATCGTCCGCAATGAACCGGAATTAA
- a CDS encoding conserved hypothetical protein (Evidence 4 : Unknown function but conserved in other organisms): protein MTNDLFYALYADMVSTLPEAIALIEERDLQIEELTKQLRSRELSLRMLQDQVEKLIRRVYGRRSEKSHPDQLMFDSLLMDVSNQPFVREPLVELPESSLPQKAKPKTSKRNHPGRLPIPEHLERVEIVLDIPEEEKVCPETGEPLKQIGFEVSEKLEYRPGKLIVNVYKRPKYASPDSTAEVGVLTAPMPDHPIERCKADVGLIAYILVSKFADHLPLYRQDGIFEREGVDIPRATQSSWIMQTYEAVKILEQVLRAAVLETDVLFTDDSIIPLQVKGSGKVKKARLWVYVRGGPDPPLVVFEFSLDRSKQRPLNFLAGYQGYAHADAYSGYDELFRQDGIIEVACWVHARRKFDEAVSSRPQEATEMIVRIAKLYRIEKECIDLDPIERSKARQIHAAPVIEGIFARLEELKAATIPSEPLRKAVDYTLNQRAALKRYLENGWLKPDNNTAENAIRPLALGRKNWMFAGSERGARAAALFLGLIQSCKACNVNPWEYFNDMLRRIMHHPVSRLRELLPDRWQPLTKDQDGLILPSGS, encoded by the coding sequence TTGACAAATGATTTATTTTATGCTTTATATGCTGACATGGTATCCACCCTGCCAGAGGCGATCGCGCTGATCGAAGAAAGAGACCTTCAGATCGAAGAACTGACCAAGCAGCTTCGATCCAGGGAGCTGTCCCTGCGTATGCTCCAGGATCAGGTCGAGAAACTCATCCGCAGGGTCTACGGCCGACGTTCCGAAAAAAGCCACCCCGACCAGCTCATGTTCGATTCCTTGCTGATGGATGTATCCAATCAGCCTTTTGTACGTGAGCCCCTCGTGGAACTGCCCGAGAGCAGCCTGCCCCAGAAAGCCAAACCGAAGACATCCAAACGGAACCATCCGGGCCGGCTGCCGATTCCTGAGCATCTCGAACGGGTCGAGATCGTTCTGGATATCCCTGAAGAAGAGAAGGTCTGCCCCGAAACGGGCGAGCCCCTCAAGCAGATCGGTTTTGAGGTTTCCGAGAAGCTGGAGTACCGTCCCGGCAAGCTGATCGTCAACGTGTACAAGCGTCCCAAGTACGCCTCCCCGGACAGCACAGCCGAAGTGGGCGTGCTGACCGCTCCCATGCCCGACCACCCGATCGAGCGGTGCAAGGCCGATGTAGGGCTCATTGCCTATATCCTCGTCAGCAAGTTCGCCGACCACCTGCCCCTTTACCGTCAGGACGGGATCTTCGAACGGGAGGGAGTCGACATCCCCCGGGCCACCCAGAGCAGCTGGATCATGCAAACTTACGAGGCAGTCAAGATCCTTGAACAGGTGCTCAGAGCGGCCGTGCTCGAAACCGACGTCCTCTTTACCGACGATTCCATCATTCCGCTTCAGGTCAAGGGCAGCGGAAAGGTGAAAAAGGCCCGGCTCTGGGTCTATGTCCGCGGCGGACCGGACCCCCCGTTGGTCGTTTTCGAGTTCTCCCTGGATCGAAGCAAGCAAAGGCCCTTGAATTTCCTGGCCGGCTACCAGGGCTATGCGCATGCGGACGCCTACAGCGGCTACGATGAACTGTTCCGTCAAGACGGTATCATCGAGGTGGCCTGCTGGGTTCATGCCCGCAGAAAGTTCGACGAGGCGGTATCCTCTCGTCCGCAGGAAGCGACAGAGATGATAGTCCGTATCGCTAAACTATATCGGATCGAGAAAGAATGCATTGATCTTGACCCGATTGAGCGCTCCAAGGCCAGGCAGATTCATGCTGCGCCGGTCATCGAGGGGATCTTCGCCCGGCTCGAGGAACTCAAGGCGGCGACCATTCCTTCTGAGCCCCTGCGAAAGGCCGTCGACTATACCCTGAACCAGAGAGCGGCCCTGAAGCGATACCTCGAAAACGGGTGGCTTAAACCCGACAACAACACGGCGGAAAATGCCATCAGACCACTCGCGCTCGGACGCAAGAACTGGATGTTCGCAGGCAGTGAGCGTGGTGCGAGAGCCGCAGCGCTTTTCCTCGGGCTTATCCAGTCCTGTAAAGCCTGCAATGTCAACCCCTGGGAGTATTTCAACGACATGCTTCGCCGGATCATGCACCATCCTGTCAGCCGACTGCGGGAACTCCTCCCTGATCGATGGCAGCCTCTGACTAAAGACCAGGACGGTTTGATCCTTCCCTCCGGTTCGTAA
- a CDS encoding transposase → MLALSAVTHIYLYRSACDMRRSFDGLCGLIRSELRADPLSGSLFVFGNRRRTMVKILYFEGDGLAIWMKRLERGCFSLPQLGASDGRIDRRQLMLLLEGVTPKKVSKRYVYQ, encoded by the coding sequence ATGCTTGCCCTGAGCGCTGTCACCCATATTTATTTGTACCGGTCTGCCTGCGACATGCGCCGGTCTTTTGACGGCCTGTGCGGCCTGATCCGCTCCGAGCTCCGAGCCGATCCCCTTTCGGGTTCTCTCTTTGTCTTCGGTAACCGCCGGCGCACCATGGTCAAGATCCTTTATTTTGAGGGTGACGGCCTGGCGATATGGATGAAGCGGCTCGAACGGGGGTGTTTCAGCCTCCCGCAGCTAGGTGCCTCAGACGGACGGATTGACCGCCGGCAACTGATGCTCCTGCTTGAAGGGGTTACACCAAAAAAAGTAAGCAAACGCTATGTTTATCAATGA
- a CDS encoding transposase: MTKADPRAHWSKIMQAQAASGQTIKAFCAERKISIHQFYAWRRRLKAGIDQQQQTRAFLELVPAKHEEKALIRIHVGDQLWIEVPQGFHPPTLLSVIETLSRIGHGACLP; encoded by the coding sequence ATGACGAAAGCAGATCCCCGAGCGCATTGGAGCAAGATCATGCAGGCGCAGGCCGCGAGTGGGCAGACCATCAAGGCCTTTTGCGCCGAGCGTAAAATCAGCATCCATCAGTTTTATGCCTGGCGGCGCCGCTTGAAAGCCGGCATCGACCAGCAGCAGCAAACCAGAGCATTCCTTGAACTGGTTCCTGCCAAGCATGAAGAGAAAGCCCTGATCCGGATCCATGTCGGAGACCAGCTCTGGATTGAAGTACCCCAAGGGTTCCATCCACCGACACTCCTTTCCGTCATCGAAACCCTGTCAAGAATCGGTCATGGCGCATGCTTGCCCTGA
- a CDS encoding conserved hypothetical protein (Evidence 4 : Unknown function but conserved in other organisms) produces the protein MSHDSSNDVRARRAVPQPNHRRRSIRLHGYDYSQTGAYFVTICTQNRECLFGEIVDGDMRLNETGRIVADSWEWLAEQYDHVSLDEYVVMPNHAHGIIVITDDCRGGSRTALTRTAPTGKRKPIGRLIGAFKTISTKRVNESRQT, from the coding sequence ATGAGCCACGATTCCAGCAATGATGTAAGGGCACGGCGCGCCGTGCCCCAACCCAACCATCGTCGCCGGTCCATCCGACTACATGGATACGATTATTCCCAGACCGGGGCCTATTTCGTGACCATCTGCACACAGAACCGGGAATGCCTTTTCGGGGAAATTGTGGATGGAGACATGCGGTTGAACGAGACGGGGAGAATTGTTGCCGATTCATGGGAATGGTTGGCGGAACAATATGACCATGTTTCGTTGGATGAATATGTCGTCATGCCGAATCATGCACATGGAATTATCGTTATAACCGACGATTGTAGGGGCGGTTCGCGAACCGCCCTTACGCGAACCGCCCCTACGGGCAAACGCAAACCCATTGGTCGATTAATCGGCGCGTTCAAAACGATATCTACCAAACGTGTCAACGAATCGCGCCAAACGTAA
- a CDS encoding Restriction modification system DNA specificity domain-containing protein, giving the protein MSWPTQKLEAVADFCLGKMLDQKKNRGEPLPYLANVNVRWGEFDLADLREMRFEQHELDRYGLKYGDIVMCEGGEPGRCAIWKEQCSSMMIQKALHRIRPHDCLRPEFLYYFFLHKGRTGHLASLFTGSTIKHLPREKLALVEVPVLPHSTQDQIASVLSAYDDLIENNRRRIQLLEQAARLLFKEWFVHLRFPGHEHTQIIDGVPEGWEKKPLSEIADITMGQSPKSIYYNQDGNGLPFHQGVTNFGVRFPSHETYCTVQSRIAEPGDILFSVRAPVGRINITPDKIVIGRGLAAIRSNCDQPNYLFYALKSHFFKEDMIGGGAIFAAITKKDLYGVELMQPTDRIATMFMEHVLPIDLQIANLQQTIERLAKARDLLLPKLMNGEVPV; this is encoded by the coding sequence ATGAGCTGGCCAACCCAGAAACTTGAAGCTGTAGCGGACTTCTGCCTTGGGAAAATGCTCGATCAGAAAAAGAATCGTGGCGAGCCTCTGCCATACCTCGCGAATGTCAATGTTCGCTGGGGTGAATTTGACTTGGCCGATCTGCGGGAGATGCGGTTCGAACAACATGAATTGGACCGCTACGGTCTCAAATATGGCGACATCGTAATGTGCGAAGGCGGAGAACCGGGGCGATGTGCGATCTGGAAAGAGCAGTGCTCCAGCATGATGATCCAGAAAGCACTTCACCGGATTCGGCCACATGATTGTTTGCGGCCAGAGTTCCTTTACTACTTTTTTCTCCATAAGGGTCGAACCGGTCATTTGGCGTCACTTTTCACCGGTTCTACTATCAAGCACCTCCCACGTGAAAAACTTGCACTGGTTGAAGTGCCAGTGCTGCCACACTCTACCCAAGATCAAATCGCTTCGGTCCTCTCCGCCTATGACGACCTGATCGAGAACAACCGGCGGCGGATTCAGTTGCTGGAACAGGCGGCGCGGCTGCTCTTCAAGGAATGGTTCGTCCACCTCCGCTTCCCCGGCCACGAACACACCCAAATCATTGACGGCGTGCCGGAGGGGTGGGAGAAGAAACCTTTAAGCGAGATTGCCGATATCACGATGGGGCAAAGCCCCAAGTCCATCTATTACAACCAAGATGGCAACGGGCTACCATTTCATCAGGGAGTGACCAATTTTGGAGTTCGCTTTCCCTCGCATGAGACATATTGCACAGTCCAAAGTCGTATCGCGGAACCCGGTGACATACTTTTCAGTGTAAGAGCCCCTGTCGGGCGCATAAACATAACCCCTGACAAGATTGTCATTGGCCGAGGTCTCGCAGCGATCCGGTCGAACTGTGATCAACCGAACTATCTTTTTTACGCCCTCAAGAGCCACTTTTTCAAAGAAGACATGATCGGCGGTGGTGCGATCTTCGCAGCGATCACGAAAAAAGACCTGTATGGTGTTGAGCTTATGCAGCCAACAGATCGGATCGCGACGATGTTCATGGAGCATGTGCTCCCGATAGATCTTCAAATTGCGAATCTTCAGCAAACAATCGAGAGACTCGCCAAAGCCCGCGACCTCCTCCTGCCCAAACTGATGAACGGGGAGGTGCCGGTATGA
- a CDS encoding DNA methyltransferase, translating to MAQLEHIEAIEKRLWSAADTLRANSNYASNEYFLPVMGLVFLRHAYSRFLGVKDVIEANLPTRGGKTRPLTKEDFSQKSAIFLQPKAQFDTLVALPDSADRAKAIIDAMESIEADYENLRGVLPKSEYQELDNAVLGQLLRTLNPEELKRVSGDVFGRIYEYFLTQFADQKAHDGGEFFTPVSLVSLIANVIEPAGGTVLDPACGSGGMFVQSARMVERRHENPTEKLTFYGLEKNATTIRLAKMNLAVHGLEGDIQKSITYYEDPHELLRKADFVMANPPFNVDEIDADKVKSDPRLPFGLPGVNKKGKISNGNYVWISYFYSYLNEQGRAGFVMSSQASSAGRDEAKVRQKLVETGDVDVMVAIRSNFFYTRTVPCELWFLNRAKPEQHRDKVLMIDARNVYHKVTRKIFDFSPEQEQNLLAIVWLYRGETGRYLDLVADYCQRMLAEGAACFTTTDVGAVREPPLPDFIAALATLRGAVEPFLKTLGKDAPHIEPLKELDDAIPLFKADAEAFRKTVSEQQAAWGEQKTTNGELKKAVDRLAALAETSRDLVKQTDLLYKLACRLIETCENESDARDSHAWAGRDITRARKGADEARALAVEQLKQVRYFWKQAHWLTERFPEATLCDVEGLVKLVDRAEIAANDWSLTPGRYVGVAPEEEDENFDFEEALRDIHVELEDLNAEAVQLAATIKRNFEELGV from the coding sequence ATGGCCCAGCTTGAACACATCGAAGCCATTGAAAAGCGGCTCTGGAGCGCGGCGGACACCCTGCGGGCCAACTCCAACTACGCCAGCAATGAATATTTCCTGCCGGTCATGGGCCTGGTTTTTCTCCGCCATGCCTACAGCCGTTTCCTTGGTGTCAAGGACGTTATCGAAGCCAACCTTCCCACGCGTGGCGGCAAGACCCGACCTCTGACCAAGGAAGATTTCTCACAGAAGAGCGCCATCTTCCTGCAGCCCAAGGCCCAGTTCGACACCCTGGTGGCCCTGCCCGATAGCGCCGACCGCGCCAAGGCGATCATCGACGCCATGGAGTCCATCGAGGCCGACTACGAGAACCTACGCGGTGTGTTGCCCAAAAGCGAATATCAGGAACTCGACAACGCCGTGCTTGGCCAGCTGCTGCGCACCCTCAACCCCGAGGAACTCAAGCGCGTTTCCGGCGATGTTTTCGGTCGCATCTATGAATATTTCCTTACCCAGTTCGCCGACCAGAAGGCCCATGACGGCGGCGAATTCTTCACCCCGGTGTCGCTGGTCTCGCTGATCGCCAACGTCATCGAACCGGCGGGCGGCACGGTGCTCGACCCGGCCTGCGGTTCGGGCGGCATGTTCGTGCAGAGCGCCCGGATGGTCGAGCGGCGGCACGAGAACCCCACCGAGAAGCTCACCTTCTACGGCCTGGAAAAGAACGCTACCACCATCCGCCTGGCCAAGATGAACCTGGCGGTGCACGGCCTGGAAGGCGACATCCAGAAATCCATCACCTACTACGAAGACCCGCACGAGCTATTGCGCAAGGCCGACTTCGTCATGGCCAATCCGCCCTTCAACGTGGACGAGATCGATGCCGACAAGGTCAAGAGCGACCCGCGCCTGCCCTTCGGCCTGCCCGGCGTCAACAAGAAGGGCAAGATTAGCAACGGCAACTACGTCTGGATCAGCTACTTCTACAGCTATCTGAATGAACAGGGCCGGGCCGGATTCGTCATGTCGTCCCAGGCCTCCAGCGCCGGGCGCGACGAAGCCAAGGTGCGCCAGAAGCTCGTGGAGACCGGCGACGTGGATGTCATGGTCGCCATCCGCTCCAACTTCTTCTACACCCGCACCGTGCCCTGCGAGCTCTGGTTCCTCAATCGCGCCAAGCCAGAGCAGCACCGCGACAAGGTGCTGATGATTGACGCCCGCAACGTCTACCACAAAGTCACCCGCAAGATCTTCGACTTTTCCCCCGAGCAGGAGCAGAACCTCCTGGCCATCGTCTGGCTCTACCGGGGCGAGACCGGTCGCTATCTCGATCTGGTGGCGGACTACTGCCAGCGCATGCTGGCCGAGGGCGCGGCCTGCTTCACCACCACAGATGTAGGGGCGGTTCGCGAACCGCCCCTACCGGATTTCATCGCTGCGCTGGCCACGCTGCGCGGTGCTGTTGAACCCTTCCTCAAGACCCTGGGCAAGGACGCGCCTCACATTGAACCGCTCAAGGAACTGGATGACGCCATCCCGCTGTTCAAGGCGGATGCAGAGGCGTTCCGAAAGACCGTCAGCGAGCAGCAGGCGGCCTGGGGAGAACAGAAGACCACCAACGGCGAACTTAAAAAGGCCGTGGACCGCCTTGCGGCCCTGGCCGAGACCAGCCGCGATCTGGTCAAGCAGACCGACCTGCTCTACAAGCTCGCCTGCCGCCTGATCGAAACCTGCGAAAATGAGTCCGATGCCCGTGATAGCCACGCTTGGGCGGGCCGTGACATCACCCGCGCCCGCAAGGGTGCCGACGAAGCCCGCGCCCTGGCCGTGGAACAGCTCAAGCAGGTGCGCTACTTCTGGAAACAGGCCCACTGGCTCACCGAACGTTTCCCCGAGGCGACACTTTGCGATGTGGAAGGGCTGGTCAAGCTGGTGGACCGGGCCGAGATCGCGGCCAACGACTGGAGCCTCACCCCCGGCCGCTATGTCGGTGTCGCGCCGGAGGAAGAGGATGAGAATTTCGATTTCGAGGAGGCGCTGCGCGACATCCATGTCGAGTTGGAGGACCTGAACGCCGAAGCGGTGCAACTGGCGGCGACGATCAAGAGGAACTTTGAGGAGCTGGGGGTATGA
- a CDS encoding conserved hypothetical protein (Evidence 4 : Unknown function but conserved in other organisms) encodes MDEQHSMARMVRELRELTGLTQEKFAAKLGVTFPTINRWENDRAKPSPLALEKIESLLRSLGDKGEALHKAYFGKEA; translated from the coding sequence TTGGACGAGCAACACAGCATGGCGAGGATGGTCCGTGAGCTTCGGGAACTTACCGGTCTGACTCAGGAAAAGTTCGCGGCCAAGCTCGGGGTGACCTTTCCCACGATCAACCGCTGGGAGAACGACCGCGCCAAGCCGTCGCCGCTGGCGCTGGAGAAGATCGAGAGCCTGCTGCGCAGCCTGGGGGACAAGGGCGAGGCCCTGCATAAAGCGTATTTTGGGAAGGAAGCGTAA
- a CDS encoding hypothetical protein (Evidence 5 : Unknown function) — MFFCVLSAAYAAFRVSALPPRSLPFWEIRHTPLLFRLKILCILTPILRCSSGLLHFFLQPLLSDLVGKLLDSLHDSVKQVVDVHGRSLLVVVYALTYRRDGESVGLLLEFFSCLLPWTLLTGIRRDVSAGISRCRVAGGFPQGFQGRA; from the coding sequence TTGTTTTTCTGCGTATTGTCAGCGGCTTACGCCGCATTCAGGGTGTCGGCGCTACCGCCCCGATCACTCCCTTTTTGGGAAATCCGTCATACCCCGCTTCTCTTTCGCCTCAAAATTCTCTGTATTCTTACCCCCATTCTCCGGTGCTCGTCCGGACTCCTGCATTTTTTCCTGCAACCGCTGCTCAGCGATCTCGTCGGCAAACTGCTTGATAGTCTTCATGATTCCGTCAAACAGGTCGTTGATGTCCATGGTCGGTCACTCCTCGTTGTGGTTTATGCCCTTACTTACCGAAGAGACGGAGAAAGTGTCGGGCTGCTGCTGGAATTTTTTTCGTGTCTTCTTCCATGGACCTTACTTACCGGGATTCGGCGTGATGTGTCGGCGGGAATTTCAAGGTGCCGCGTCGCAGGGGGATTTCCGCAAGGATTTCAAGGTCGCGCTTGA
- a CDS encoding conserved hypothetical protein (Evidence 4 : Unknown function but conserved in other organisms) — MDINDLFDGIMKTIKQFADEIAEQRLQEKMQESGRAPENGGKNTENFEAKEKRGMTDFPKRE; from the coding sequence ATGGACATCAACGACCTGTTTGACGGAATCATGAAGACTATCAAGCAGTTTGCCGACGAGATCGCTGAGCAGCGGTTGCAGGAAAAAATGCAGGAGTCCGGACGAGCACCGGAGAATGGGGGTAAGAATACAGAGAATTTTGAGGCGAAAGAGAAGCGGGGTATGACGGATTTCCCAAAAAGGGAGTGA
- a CDS encoding hypothetical protein (Evidence 5 : Unknown function) — translation MSESFMEIYGLKFCLMTQQHLNY, via the coding sequence TTGTCAGAATCATTTATGGAAATTTATGGGCTTAAGTTCTGCCTAATGACTCAACAACATTTGAACTATTAA